CCGGCGCTGGATCATCGAGAACGACTGGCTGGAGGGCATCGTCGGCTTGCCGGATCAGATGTTCTACAACACCGGCATCTCCACCTACGTCTGGATCGTGACCAACCGCAAGCCGGCCGAGCGGGCCGGCACCGTGACGCTTGTCGACGCCCGGGAGCTCGGCACGAAGATGCGGAAGTCGCTCGGCGACAAGCGAAAGGAGCTCAGCCCGGACGCGATCAGCGAGATCAGCCGCCTGTTCCGTGATGCGCTCGAACTGGCCGGCTCAGACCCGCGCGTGAAGGTGATGCGCAACGAGGAGTTCGGCTACGCGCGGCTCACCGTCGAGCGCCAGATGCGTCGGGTCTGGCGGATAGATGACACGACCCTCGTCGAGCTGCCTGGGGACCTTGCAGCCGTGGTCGACAAGTTGCGCGGCCAAGCTTGGACGACTGAGAAGGCGGCGCGCATCGCCGTGGGCGCGTGCGGGCTGGACACCAAGCAGATCAACACCGTCGTCAAGACGATCACGGTCTACGACGCCGAAGCCGAACCGATCAAGGCGAAGAAGGGGCACGGCTTCGAGGCCGACCCCGACCTGCGCGAACAGGAGAACATCGCTCTTCCCTCGGGGTACCTCGACCTGGGCGAGCAGGAGCGGATCAAGGCCGTTCGGGAGGCTGCTGTGAAGCACCTCGCCGAGGAGATCCACCCGTACGTTCCCGACGCCTGGATCGACCATGACAAGACGAAGATCGGCTACGAGATTCCGTTTGTCCGCCAGTTCTACGTCTACACCCCACCGCGTCCGGTCGCGGAGATCCGGGCCGACATCGACGCCCTCGAGCTTCAGGTTCAGCGGTTGATGCAAGGACTAGCAGGATGAGTAGTAGACCGGGTTGGCAAGGTATCCCGGCCTCGATCCCGCAGGTTCCATTCCGGCGTGTCATGACGCGGCTCGACCGGCCGGTACCGGCTGACGCAGAGATCGTCACGGCATACACCGACGGCCAAGTCACTCTCCGACGTAACCGGGCGAAGATCGGTTACCACGAGGCGACGGATCTCTCTGGGTACCAAGGTGTCGAGGTTGGCGATTTCGTCGTCCACGGTTTGGACATCCTGCGTGGGTCGGTCGGAGTTTCCGAGTCCCGTGGTGCTATGTCGAGCGTCTGCACAGTCTGTCGGCCGTCACCAGATGTCGATGGTCGATACGTCGCGTATGCGATTCGAATGCAGGCAGCCAGCGGCTATACCCGGGCCCTCGCCCGAGGGATCCGCGAAGGCGGCGCTGACTTCAGGCGCTGGGACACCATGGCGGAGCTCCCGGTGCCTGTGCCACCTGTCGCTGATCAGCGCAGGATCGCGGATTTCCTCGACGACCAGCTCTCTCGCATCGACAAGATTATCGCCGCTCGACGGCAACAACTCGATCAACTTGGCGAGTACCTCCAGGCCGCTATAGATGCCGCCTTTCTTCCAGGCCCTGGTGGTGGGGCGCCCGCAGGCCGATTCGTGCGAGTGCTGTCGGGGTGGGCCTTTCCGAGCGGTAGTTACTCGGCGGATCCCACCGACATCCGCCTGCTGCGAGGCACAAATGTCGGGGTCGGCCTCGTCCGCTGGGACGACGTCGTCTACTGGCCAACCGATCGGATGACTGGACTCGCGCCGTTCAGGCTTGCCGACGGTGACATCGTGCTTGGCATGGACAGGCCTTGGATCGGCGACGGACTGCGTATAGCCCGGTTGACCGCCGAAGACCTACCGTGCCTGCTCTTGCAGCGCGTTGCCAAGCTCACGCCCTCATCGGCAATACGTCCGGCCTTCGTGTTTTGGGCCTACCGCGCGACTGCCTTTCGCCAGCAGGTGGAGTCCGAGTTGACAGGTCTCGCCGTACCGCATCTCAGCGCAGAGCAGATCTTGTCGTATCGGCTGCCCATCGCAGACATCGCCGAGCAGGATCGCCTCGTCCGGGGAGTCGAGGAGAAGGCTGGGTGGCAGCGATCGCTGAAGAGCTCGATCGAATCCGCGATTCGTCTCGCGGAGGAGTTCAGGCGCTCCTTGATCACGGCGGCGGTAACCGGCGAGTTCGACATCTCGTCAGCGGATGGATCGCGGGTGCCGGCATGAGCAACGTGAGGTCGGAGTCCGCGTTCGAGGCCTCGATCGAGGCGCATCTCCTCGCCAACGGTTGGGACGAGGGCACGGCGGGATACGACGTAGCGCTGGGCTTGATGCCGATCGAGCTGGCAGCATTCGTCGCAGCGTCGCAGCCGGAGGAGTGGGAGCAGCTGTCCCTGCGCTTGGGCGGCCCGGCAGCCGCGACGGCGAAGGTGGCGCAGTACGTCGCCAAGCAGCTCACCGACCGTGGCACCGTCGATGTGCTCCGGCGCGAGACCAAGATGAACGGCGTCGCGTTTCGGGTGGCGTTCTTCGCGCCGGCGAACGGGCTGACGGCGTCGTTGTGGGAGCGGTACCGCGCGAACCGGCTGACGGTGGTGCGGCAGTTGCATCACAGCGAGTCGAAGCCGGGCGACTCGCTCGACATGACCCTGTTCGTGAACGGCATCCCGACGGCGACGGCGGAGTTGAAGAACCCGCTCACGCAGCAGACGGTCGCGCACGCGATGAAGCAGTACCAGCAGGACCGTAACCCGAACGATCTGATCTTCCGGCACCGGGCGGTGGTGCACTTCGCGGTCGACCCGAATCAGGTGTACATGACAACGCGGCTGGCCGGGGACAAGACCCGGTTCCTGCCGTTCAACCAGGGCAGCGGCGGCTCCGGGCAGAAGGGCGGAGCCGGCAACCCAGTGAACCCGGCCGGCTACGAGACCGCGTACTTATGGGAGCGGGTCTGGCACCCCGACGCCTGGCTCGGTCTACTGGGCGAGTTCGTGCACGTCGAGGACGTCTTCGACGACGACGGCAAGAAGACCGGCGAGACCCGCACGCTGTTCCCGCGCTTCCATCAGTGGGATGCGGTGCAGAAGCTGCTGGCCGCGACCCGGGCGGCCGGTCCGGGAGTGAACCGGCTGGTGCAGCACTCGGCCGGGTCCGGGAAGTCGAACACCATCGCCTGGACCGCACACCACCTGTCGCGGCTGCACACCCCGTCGTTCCACGGCGAGCTCACCGACGAGGTGAAGGCGGCCGCGCTCGGCGTTGACCAGCCGATCTTCAACAAGGTCATCGTCATCACCGACCGCGTGGTGCTCGACCGGCAACTGCAGGCCACCGTGGCCGGGTTCGAGCACACACCAGGCACGATCGTGAAGATCGACGAGGACTCCCAGCAGCTGCGCGCGGCGCTGGCCGGACACACCGCCCGCATCATCATCACCACCCTGCAGAAGTTCCCCGTCGTGGCCGAGATGGCTGCCCAGGACGTCGACGGGAACGTCGCCGGCCAGCGGTTCGCGGTCATCGTCGACGAAGCGCACTCCTCCACCTCGGGCGACGCGATGAAGGACCTGAAGAAGGTCCTCTCGACCGGCGGCGGGGACTCGGTCCTGCTGACCGAGGAGGAGGCGGCCAACCCGCTGAGCGTCGCGGAGACGGCGGAGGCGAAGGCCGAGGCGGAGACGCCGGACGCCACCGATGTGCTGGCGGCGTCGATGACCGCGCGCGGCGCGCAGAAGAATCTGGCCTTCTTCGCCTTCACCGCGACGCCGAAGCCCAAGACCCTGGAGCTGTTCGGCGACCTTGCAACGGGGTCGGACGGCGAGCCGGTGCGGGTGCCGTTCCACCTGTACTCGATGCGGCAGGCGATCGAGGAGGAGTTCATCCTCGACGTGCTGGCCAACTACACCACCTACGACACGTACTACCGGCTGGCGAACACCGAACCGACCGAGGACCCGGACGTGCCGGTGAGCAAGGCTTCGGCGGCGCTGGCCCGGTTCGTGTCGCTGCACCCGACGAACCTGGCGCAGAAGGCGGAGATCATCGTCGAGCACTTCCGGCAGAAGACCGCCGGCAAGATCGGCGGCCGCGCCAAGGCGATGGTGGTCACCCGGTCCCGGCTGCACGCCGTCCGGTACAAGCAGGCCATCGACGCCTACATCACGAAGAAGCGCTACGACACCGGCCCGAACAAGATCGCCACCCTGGTCGCGTTCTCCGGCACCGTCACCGACCCGGCCCAGCCGACGGTGGCCTGGACCGAGCCCGGGATGAACGGCTTCGGCGAGGCGCAGCTGCCGAAGCGGTTCGCCAGCGACGACTACCAGGTGCTGGTGGTGGCCGAGAAGTACCAGACCGGGTTCGACCAGCCGCTGCTGCACACGATGTACGTGGACAAGAAGCTTGCCGGGGTCAAGGCGGTGCAGACGCTGTCCCGCTTGAACCGCACCCACCCCGGGAAGGCCGACACGTTCGTGCTGGACTTCGCCAACAGCGCCGAGGAGATCCAGGACGCGTTCGCGCCGTTCTTCGAGCAGTCCAGCGCGGCGCCTACCGACCCGAACGTGCTGTACGGGTTGGAGCTCACCATCAAGGCGGCGCAGGTCATCCACCCGGACGAACAAGCAGCGGCCGTGGCGGCGCTGCTGTCCGGGTCCACGGCGAGGCAGAAGGACGTCTACGCCAACCTCAACCCGGCCGCGAACCGGTTTGTCGCCCTACCAGAGGACGAGCAGCGGGACAGCTTCCGGCAGGCGCTGAAGTCGTACGTGCGGGCGTACTCGTTCCTGGCCCAGGTCATGCCCTGGACCGACCGCGACCTCGAGTCGCTGTACCTCTACGGGCGAGCGCTGCTTCCTCTGCTGCCCACGGCCCCGGACGAGCCGCTCCCGCAGATCAGCGACAGCGTTCTACTCACCCATCTGCGGACCGAGGCGCAGGCGCAGGAGGAGAACATCGCGCTCACCACCGGCACCGACGAGCCCGGGGTCGCGTTGCCCGGCGGCGGCATCGGGAAGAAGTACGAGTCGCCGGTGGAGAAGCTGTCGCAGCTGATCGCGACGCTCAACGACAAGTTCGGAATGAACCTCACCGACGCCGACAAGGTGTGGTTCGAGCAGCAGAAGCAGGCCGTCAAGGAGAACGAGCACGCCCGCGTCGTCGCGCTGAACAACGACCGCGACCAGTACCGGGTCGTGCTGGAGAAGATCGCCGAAGACGCCATCATCGAGCGGCACGAGTCCAACGGGCAGCTGTTCAACGCCTTCTTCGACAAACCCGGCTTCCGGGAGAAGCTGCTGGAGTATCTCGCCGAGTCCTACGACGAGATCCGCGAAGAGGGCGAGGCGTCCTGACATGGCCGCGCCTGCCCACACTCGCTGCAAGCACGAGCTGCTACCGGGCCAGTGCGCCGACTGCGCGCGACCACCGGCCAGGCAGAAAGCGGTAACGCCCTTGACCGGTTCGGCCGCCGCAGCGCAGGTTGAGCGGCTGGTCAAGGCGCTACTCGCCCAGCAGGGCGGCATCGGCAAGAGCAAGGCGGTGCGCAAGGACCTCGCGAAGCGGGTGCTCGACGCCGAGGCGGCCCTGAGCAAGACGGACCGGCGACGCGCGAGGCGGATCGCGATCGAGCGTCAGCCGGCGTTTCGTCCCACCAGGGCGCAGCTGGCGCACGAGGACAGGGTGGCTGGCATCTACCAGCCGTGGGCGTCGCCGCAGAACGTCGGCCGCGGCAAGCGCAGCTGACCAAATCGCCGAGAGGGGCAGGACGACACGATGGGCAGACTCGACGACGACTGGCTCGCATCGGCTAGCGCCAGTGACCTGCTTGCCGGATACGCAGCCATCCTGCGAACGTTGCGCGAGCGGGGCGTCGTGCGCTCGGCCAACGCCCCAGTCGGGGACTACGCGGAGCTGCTGGTGGCTCAAGCGCTGAACGGCGAGCTGGTGGAGAATTTCTCGGTGAAGTCCTACGACCTGGACTGCCCCGAATACCAGCGCGTGCAGGTGAAGGCGCGCCTGGTCTCGTCGCCCCGGAGATCCGGGCAGCTCCAGACCTCGCCATTCCGCTCCTGGGACTTCGACCACGCTGCCCTGGTGTTGGTCGACGCCGACACCTACATGGTGGAACAGGCGGTCCTGCTGCCAGTCGAGGCGGTGCAGGCCGTCGCGTCGCACCGCTCGCACGTCAACGGCGCGGTGGTGCAGATGAACGCCGCGACCATGCAGCACCCGCAGGCGGTGGACATCACCGACCGGATGCGTGCGGCTGCTGCAACGTCCCCCACTTCGTGAGATGGGCCGTCCGCGGCCCTTCTTGCGGCGCTACAGCCAGTGGAACAGCTCGGGGACGATGACGCCGTCCCAGAGGAAGTCCACGAGTGGCCGGGCGCGTGCGATGGCGTCCTCGGCGCTGCGCGGCTCGGCGTGGCCCTGTTCTGGTTCGGGCCCGCTGATCCACCACGCGGCGAGCGCGGCGGCGGTCGGCAGCCACTGGGTGGGGTCGGGTAGTTCCCGGCGGTGACCGTCGAGGCGTGCCCTGGCCGCCTCGTGCAGGTCGTCGATCTGGTCCGACCGCATGCCCGGACAGGCCGAGCCGATGGCGGCGAGCATCTCCTCGGTGGTGGGGTCGAGGTCGGGGGCCATGGCCATGCCGGCCGCGATGTGGACGATCAGGGCGTCGAGCAGCGGGCCGTGCCAGGTGGTGTCGTCGCGGCGCTGGAAGGCGGCGAGCAGGCAAAGCCGGTGGTGGGGGAGCCAGAAGGGCGGGTCCGCGATGAGCTGGCGGAGCACGTTCTCCGCGGCGGTCAGTTCCCAGCCTGCGGCGACCGTGTCGCGCAGCCGCCGCACGGTGAAGTCGTCGGTGAGCGTGTCGTCGGGGCCGTCGTTGATGAGGGGAGTGAGCGGGTGGTCCATGGGTGTCCTTGGATAGGCGAAGTTGGAGGGCAGCGGGGCGTCCGGGCCGCGGACGCGGTCGATGCTGAGTGGCAGCGCTGGCTGCCGGGCGGGCGCGTGGAGGGTTGATCACCTCCTGGTCCACGCGGGGTCGGTGCCCGAGAGCCTTGGTCGACGGGTGGTAGGCGCGGGTGCGTGGTGGTCACCTCCTCGGTGCACCCGCGGTCAGAGTGGGATGGGGACGTCGGGCGTGGAGCCTCCTTTCCGGTCGTGGTTGTTAGGGCCGCGTCGTCGGTTTCGCTGTGGAGTTCTCAAGGAGCCGGTGACGCGTGAGCGTCGAGTCCGAAGGTCCGCGGCCGTCCAGGCGGCGCAATCGCCACCGCGGCCGGACGCGGTCAGGAGGTGTACAGGGCGCGTTCGCCGAGTTGGAACAGCTGCCGGTACAGGGTGGTGGGCTGGACGCCGGCGTAGGCGGCGGCCGCGGTGAGCCCGTGCTTGCGGCCGTGGTCGGCGGCGGCCCAGTACCGGAAGGATCCGGCGGACAGGCCCGGTTCGCGGCGGAGGTCGGCGACCTTGAGGAGCTTGCGGACCTGCTGGTCGGCACAGACCTGGGCGCTGGTGGAGGTGAGCGGCTGGTTGCCGCCGTACAGCACGGACGCGTCGGCGGGTACGGGCTGGGCGCGGCGGCGTTCGGCCTGCCAGGCGGTCAGCGCGGCGACGTCCCATGGGTCGAGGCGGTTGGTGCGGGTGGCGATGGCGGTCTCGGCCCAGCCGCGGTCGGCCGGGCGGCCGGGCAGGGCGATGGTGGCGCCGGCGAGGTCGAGGTCGCGCCAGAGGATCTGCGGGGCCTCGCTGGTGGTGGCGGTGCTGGAGCAGATGGCCAGCGCAGCGGCGGCCAGGTGCCGGGTGCGGCTGGTCTGCGCGAACGACGCAGCCAACCGCACCAACAGCACCTCGTCGTGCGTGGCCGGGCGGACGTGGACCTGCTGGTCGTAGCCGTTCCGGTTCCGGTGGGCGGTGGCCGCGCCGCGGCGGGTGCCGCGCTGGTCGACGCGGACCTGACCGGGCACCGGCAGCAGGCCGTGGACGGGGCTGAGCGCCGGGCCGGTCGCGCTGAACCCGGTGGGCACGCCGTGGTCGGCCAGGGCCAGGTACGCGGCGTGGATGGTGTTCTTGGCCAGCACGGCGGCGTCGGCGTCCAGGCCGTCCTCGAGGACGAACTGGTGCGCCAGCGCCGGGGGGATGTCGGCCCAGCGGGTGATGCGGTGCTGGCCGGCGGCGATACCGACCAGGGTGATCAGCACCGAGGTCATCGCGTCGGTGGCGGCCGGGTCGGGCGAGACCTCGTCCCAGCTCCGGACGACCAGCGGCAGCGAGTCGACGATGCTGCCGGCCAGCGCCGCGCTCGTGTCGTAGACGGGCCGGCGGGCCAGGGCGAGGTCGGCGTGGCTGCAGCCGGGGTCGACGCGCAGCAGCAGCGAGCCGAAGGCGGACTGGCCGACGCCGACCGGAGCCGGGTCGCTGGGGGGTGCGGGGGTGCCGCCCGGCGTGGGGGCGGGGGCCGCGGTGGTCACGGGATTCCTTCAGCGGGTGGTCGTTGGGGGATGCGGTGAGTGCCGGTGTGCGTTCAGGGGCGGAACTCGCGGGCGACGGCGTAGGCGGCGCGGACCAGCGACACCGGGTCGTGGTGCAGCAGGGTGAGCTCGCCCTCGGTGACCGGGGCCGGGAAGGCGCACACCAGGCGCGCGATCCGGGTCTGGACGGCGTGCAGCGCCAGATCGTCGTCGGGCGTGGCGAGCCTGCGGGCGGCGTAGCGCCGGACCCAGCACGCCAGGCCATGCTGCTCGGACATCCACCTGCTGAGCTGCGCCGGCCAGCCGTCCTCGACGGCCTCCACGACGTAGCCGGTCAGCGCGAGGAACAGCGTGGCGGCCATCGACGGGTCGACCGCCGAGCGCAGCAATGCGCTGCGGTGGCGGTTCAAGTCCATGGCATTGCTCAGCGCGGCGTCGATCGTGCGCGCGGTGGCCTCGTCGAACTCGCTCGGGATGACGATCTCGTGCTGGGTGATGGCGGTGCCGAAGTCCACCGCGGCGGTGCTGGTCGTGCTGGTCATGGAAGCTCTCCACTGTCGTTCGGAGGATTCGCGGCCCGATGACCGCTGAAACCAGCCTCATCGAGCGGGGCGCGGAAAGCGTCCGACGAGAACCTGATCTTCCGCGTACGGCGTGCGCCCCGCCCCGTGCGGCTTTCGCCGTACCTCCGTACGGTTTTCGCCGTACCTCCGTACGGCATCGGCGCTACCGAACTGCGAAGTTGCGATGAGTGAGACCGAAGTTGCGTGCTCTCGCTCCGGACCAAACCGCGGAAGTTACACGGCTCGCACCGGCCTGATCGTGTGGGTGTCGGCTCTTGCCGGACCCGGCGAAGGGCAGCGATGTCAGCGCCGTGGTGTGCCTGGCCGAGTACTGCACGTCGCCGCGGCGCTGCTGATCGAACCAGGCCGCCCACGCTCGGACGAGCTCGTAGACGTCGACGGTGCCGATCTCGCGGGTCAGCCCCGGCGCCTCGACTGCGTCGGCAGCGGTGGTGTCGGCGGGATCTCGCCCGTGTGGAGCCGGCAGACGGGACACGCGCACGTTGGCGAGATCAGCGGCCTCCACCGAGCTGACCCCCGCGGGCGTGGGTCAGAGACGCTCGCGCAAGGCGGTGGTCGGGTCGCGGCGAGATAGCAGGGTGCCCTTCGAGCCTCGCGGTCGAACAGATGCTCGCGAACCACCGCAGGGCCAGGCGAGGGGTCCGGCCGGCGGAGGTGTGCACGCCACGCTTGTGCGGGGCGGGCGATGGGCGGGGTCGGTGCGCGACCGGTTGGCGGGTAGGTGAGTGTGAGGCGTTGACGGCCGGTCACGCGGCCCACCGGGCAGCGTCGGCACGCGCGGCGGTGAGCACGGGTTGCACGTCGGAGCCGCTGCGCAGCCAGGCTGCTGCCGACACATTGCCGGGCAGGTACGGCGCCGGTGCGGCCAGCCATCGTGCCGCGCGCCAGCGTCGGTCGTCGCCGGGCGTGATCAGCACGTCGAGGAGTTCGCGAAGGTGCGGCAGCGGGTTCCCGCGGTCGTCGAACTGCAGCGCGGGGTAGCGCCAGAAGCCGGACTCGGTCCGGCAGGCCAGCAGCGTGTGCGCCTTGTTGCGCTTGTCGATGGCCTGCTTGCTGATGCCGAGCCAGCGCGACAGCCCGCGGGTGTCGTAGCAGGGGCCGACCAGGGCCGCGGTCGGGTGCCGGCCGATCGGGATGGCTGCACCGACGCGCGCGGTCAGCTCCTCGGCGCTGCCCAGATCCTCTGGGCCCAGACCGTTCTCGGTGGCGAGCGCGAGCCGCGTTTCGATCGTGGCCACCAGCTGCTCGCGCAGACTCGCGAAGCTGGCACTGAACGTCGCGTACATCACCGCCGCACCCTCTCGGTCAACCGCGTCAACCTCTACCGTACGACGCAGTCAGCGCGGACAGGGCCGACTTCGAGGGGCCGCCCGATACCGCGGCCAGGTGCTGGCTCCGGATTGGCGTCGATCGCCTGTGTCGCAGCGAGACCTCACACTCTCGTCGTGGCAAGCACTGAGGCATCGAACACCCCGTCCGCAACGCCCGCGGAGACGACGTCCGCGCTGTACCCGGGGTTGGGCGGACGCTGGCTGGTGAGGACCAGGCGCAGTTCGCACGTCTGGGACTTGGACGCGTCGACCTACCAACGGCTGCCGGGGTCCACGGCCAAGCGCATGCCGCATGACGGCCGGGAGTTGCGGATCACCCGAGTGACGGCGTGGCCGGCGGTCGGCCGGTCGGCGTTGGTGTTCTTCGACGATCCGCACCTGGACGCGCTCGAGCACTGGCGGCAGTGCTCGACCATCCAGAGCATCACCCGACTCGCACCCGGCGAACCCTCCGAAGACCAACCCCAACGCTGAAGCAGCGGTCCTTGCCACCATGCGCTGATCCGGCCCGGATGAGCCACGCCGCGGTGAATGCACGGGCGGTTTGGGCTGCCCCCCTTGCGGGGGACGAAGCCGCACCGAGGGGTAGCGGCGCGCACCAATCCATCCGAGCGGTGCGCCGCGTCGCCGGCCAGCAAGCCCGCCGGCCGGGACGCCTAGCCCGTGGAGGGCTCATGTCACCAAACGAGCAGTTCGATCAGGCCCCGGACGACCTGCCTCCCGGCGGGTCGAGCGTGATGCCGCTGCCGCCTCGGCTCGCGGTTGCTGTCGCCCGACGGCACGCGCTGGCCGCGCACTGGGCCGAGTCCATGGCCCATGGCGGCCCGGGCGCGGAGATCTTCCAGGAGTTGGCCGACCTGGAAGAGGCCATCGCCGAGGCCTGGCCCCGCTTCTGGGACGAGCACGCCCATGACTGGGCGATCCGCGACGCCGGGCTGATCCACAGTGAGGCGACGCCTACCGCCGCCTGCCGCACCTGCACCCT
This genomic stretch from Jatrophihabitans cynanchi harbors:
- a CDS encoding restriction endonuclease subunit S, with the translated sequence MSSRPGWQGIPASIPQVPFRRVMTRLDRPVPADAEIVTAYTDGQVTLRRNRAKIGYHEATDLSGYQGVEVGDFVVHGLDILRGSVGVSESRGAMSSVCTVCRPSPDVDGRYVAYAIRMQAASGYTRALARGIREGGADFRRWDTMAELPVPVPPVADQRRIADFLDDQLSRIDKIIAARRQQLDQLGEYLQAAIDAAFLPGPGGGAPAGRFVRVLSGWAFPSGSYSADPTDIRLLRGTNVGVGLVRWDDVVYWPTDRMTGLAPFRLADGDIVLGMDRPWIGDGLRIARLTAEDLPCLLLQRVAKLTPSSAIRPAFVFWAYRATAFRQQVESELTGLAVPHLSAEQILSYRLPIADIAEQDRLVRGVEEKAGWQRSLKSSIESAIRLAEEFRRSLITAAVTGEFDISSADGSRVPA
- a CDS encoding type I restriction endonuclease subunit R; translated protein: MSNVRSESAFEASIEAHLLANGWDEGTAGYDVALGLMPIELAAFVAASQPEEWEQLSLRLGGPAAATAKVAQYVAKQLTDRGTVDVLRRETKMNGVAFRVAFFAPANGLTASLWERYRANRLTVVRQLHHSESKPGDSLDMTLFVNGIPTATAELKNPLTQQTVAHAMKQYQQDRNPNDLIFRHRAVVHFAVDPNQVYMTTRLAGDKTRFLPFNQGSGGSGQKGGAGNPVNPAGYETAYLWERVWHPDAWLGLLGEFVHVEDVFDDDGKKTGETRTLFPRFHQWDAVQKLLAATRAAGPGVNRLVQHSAGSGKSNTIAWTAHHLSRLHTPSFHGELTDEVKAAALGVDQPIFNKVIVITDRVVLDRQLQATVAGFEHTPGTIVKIDEDSQQLRAALAGHTARIIITTLQKFPVVAEMAAQDVDGNVAGQRFAVIVDEAHSSTSGDAMKDLKKVLSTGGGDSVLLTEEEAANPLSVAETAEAKAEAETPDATDVLAASMTARGAQKNLAFFAFTATPKPKTLELFGDLATGSDGEPVRVPFHLYSMRQAIEEEFILDVLANYTTYDTYYRLANTEPTEDPDVPVSKASAALARFVSLHPTNLAQKAEIIVEHFRQKTAGKIGGRAKAMVVTRSRLHAVRYKQAIDAYITKKRYDTGPNKIATLVAFSGTVTDPAQPTVAWTEPGMNGFGEAQLPKRFASDDYQVLVVAEKYQTGFDQPLLHTMYVDKKLAGVKAVQTLSRLNRTHPGKADTFVLDFANSAEEIQDAFAPFFEQSSAAPTDPNVLYGLELTIKAAQVIHPDEQAAAVAALLSGSTARQKDVYANLNPAANRFVALPEDEQRDSFRQALKSYVRAYSFLAQVMPWTDRDLESLYLYGRALLPLLPTAPDEPLPQISDSVLLTHLRTEAQAQEENIALTTGTDEPGVALPGGGIGKKYESPVEKLSQLIATLNDKFGMNLTDADKVWFEQQKQAVKENEHARVVALNNDRDQYRVVLEKIAEDAIIERHESNGQLFNAFFDKPGFREKLLEYLAESYDEIREEGEAS